A region from the Onychomys torridus chromosome 22, mOncTor1.1, whole genome shotgun sequence genome encodes:
- the Mtif3 gene encoding translation initiation factor IF-3, mitochondrial — MAVLLTRLMLQPSIGRCFRKYIAKPAPAPLSPTASTPKLLYLTFTKAFSTTEDSQEGKKQKRKDAFTNTGRKISERIIRVLDEKGSDLGMMHRADVIRLMDQQDLRLVKKNTGSEPPEYQLMTGAQIHQERLRLREGEKANPKTGPAVVKEVIFSSNIGQHDLDTKSKQIQQWIEKRYHVQVTIKKKKSTDQLENEMDEVFNQILQTMPGLATFSSRPKAVRGGSASTCVFRPLSKKEEKAYRDSQEPQRRNTSSKDHRTKESDVLCQ, encoded by the exons ATGGCCGTTCTTCTGACCAGGTTGATGCTACAACCCTCAATCGGAAGATGTTTCAGAAAATACATTGCAAAGCCAGCTCCTGCACCGCTGTCCCCGACGGCCTCCACCCCGAAGCTCTTGTACCTGACTTTCACAAAAGCCTTTAGTACCACTGAAGACAGCCAAGaggggaagaaacagaaaaggaaagacgCTTTCACCAACACTGGAAGGAAAATTAGTGAGCGGATTATCCGCGTCCTGGATGAGAAAGGCAGTGACCTGGGAATGATGCACCGAGCAGATGTAATCAGACTCATGGACCAGCAGGACTTGAGGCTGGTGAAGAAGAACACCGGCTCGGAGCCACCCGAGTACCAGCTCATGACCGGAGCGCAGATTCACCAGGAGCGGCTAAGGCTGCGGGAAGGCGAAAAGGCCAACCCCAAAACTG GACCAGCTGTGGTAAAGGAAGtcattttttcttcaaatattggACAGCATGACCTGGACACAAAGAGTAAACAGATTCAGCAGTGGATTGAGAAAAGATACCACGTTCAAGTcacaataaagaagaagaaaagtacagACCAGCTGGAGAATGAGATG gatgaggtgtttaaccAGATTCTCCAGACTATGCCTGGACTGGCAACCTTCTCAAGCAGACCGAAAGCCGTTAGAGGAGGAAGCGCCTCCACCTGTGTTTTCCGCCCCTTgagcaagaaagaagagaaggccTACAGAGACTCACAAGAGCCCCAGAGAAGGAACACTTCGAGCAAAGACCACAGGACCAAGGAATCAGACGTTCTGTGTCAGtga
- the Gtf3a gene encoding transcription factor IIIA, translating to MDAGPQNLLEADLREKERQTGKGGLGLGESDGGQRFQFLKAATAEHKPCPGEACAASLSEHAQSRRWRLVGGAWSPARPRPRKCGVCGRSAGDSCPTSREPHVAAPPRPGSGHVALEPRVSVAEAVSSLTIADAFVAASAGPAPPRPALPSRFICSFPDCGASYNKAWKLDAHLCKHTGERPFVCDYEGCGKAFIRDYHLSRHVLIHTGEKPFVCEDNGCNQKFNTKSNLKKHIERKHENPRKQYICTFEGCTKAFKKHQQLKTHQCQHTGELLFRCTQEGCGKHFASPSGLKRHGKVHEGYLCQKGCSFVAKTWTELLKHTREAHKEEVTCAVCQKTFQRKDYLKQHMKTHAPERDVYRCVREGCGRTYTTVFNLQSHILSFHEEARPFVCEHAGCGRTFAMKQSLMRHSVVHDPDKKRVKAKVKLPRARRSLASRLSGYFPPKRKQEPDSSMPTSAESSSSSLQGKMFPLAASLTLQ from the exons ATGGACGCAGGACCTCAGAATCTTCTAGAAGCTGATCTTcgagaaaaggaaagacaaacagGTAAGGGAGGACTGGGGCTGGGGGAGTCTGATGGAGG CCAGCGCTTCCAGTTTCTGAAAGCCGCGACCGCTGAGCACAAACCCTGTCCTGGGGAGGCATGCGCAGCCAGCCTCTCGGAGCATGCGCAGTCGAGGCGCTGGAGGTTGGTGGGCGGGGCCTGGAGCCCTGCGAGGCCGCGTCCCCGGAAGTGTGGAGTCTGCGGCCGGTCCGCCGGTGACTCGTGTCCGACGTCCCGGGAGCCGCACGTGGCTGCTCCGCCTCGGCCCGGGAGCGGCCACGTCGCCCTGGAGCCGCGGGTCTCGGTCGCGGAAGCCGTGTCGTCCCTGACCATCGCGGACGCGTTCGTTGCGGCCTCTGCGGGCCCCGCCCCGCCGCGTCCCGCGCTCCCCAGCCGGTTCATCTGCTCCTTCCCCGACTGCGGCGCCAGTTACAACAAAGCCTGGAAGCTAGACGCGCATCTGTGCAAGCACACGGGGGAG AGGCCATTTGTCTGTGACTATGAGGGCTGTGGCAAGGCCTTCATCAGAGACTACCATCTGAGTCGCCATGTCCTgattcacactggagaaaagccgTTCGT TTGTGAAGATAATGGCTGTAATCAGAAATTCAACACAAAATCGAACTTGAAGAAGCACATCGAACGCAAACATGAAAATCCACGGAAACAGTATATA TGCACTTTTGAAGGCTGCACGAAAGCCTTTAAGAAGCACCAGCAGCTGAAGACGCACCAGTGCCAGCACACCGGAGAGCTGCTCTTCAG GTGCACCCAGGAGGGATGTGGGAAGCACTTCGCCTCCCCCAGCGGACTGAAACGGCACGGGAAGGTTCACGAGG GCTATCTATGTCAAAAGGGATGTTCTTTTGTGGCAAAAACATGGACAGAGCTTTTGAAGCACACGAGAGAAGCCCATAAAG AGGAAGTCACCTGCGCAGTATGCCAGAAGACTTTCCAGCGCAAAGACTACCTTAAGCAGCACATGAAGACGCATGCTCCCGAAAGGGACGTGTACCGCTGTGTGCGCGAAGGCTGTGGAAGAACCTACACAACTGTGTTCAACCTGCAGAGccacattctctccttccacgagGAAGCACGTCCCTTTGTCTGTGAGCACGCCGGCTGTGGCAGGACGTTCGCAATGAAA CAGAGCCTCATGCGGCACAGCGTTGTGCATGACCCCGACAAGAAGAGGGTGAAGGCCAAA GTAAAACTGCCTCGGGCAAGACGGAGCTTGGCCTCTCGCCTCAGTGGGTACTTCCCTCCTAAAAGGAAACAAGAGCCAGACTCCTCCATGCCCACAAGTGCAgagtccagcagcagcagcctgcaaGGCAAGATGTTCCCACTGGCTGCATCACTTACCCTCCAGTAG